From one Chthoniobacterales bacterium genomic stretch:
- a CDS encoding family 1 glycosylhydrolase — translation MKRSALAVLFAASALLTGCSALDPLGPLGKGPQPPPPRSTPNPAAKFAWGISTASYQYEDPDLKPTDDFSTDWDVLISQKKAPEKGNALYTWTHFDKDLAALRKIGVTHYRFSIEWGRVEPQPGVYDEEVIRRYVEMARRLKAAGIEPVICLWHFTFPDWLYDHKKPGKSNWLHPDVRWRWNAYVEKMVRATAPYTNFYAPQNEPNGQITTAYIVGVWPPGMDFAFGHYWKAIDASTGMFRDAAARIRKIKPSAKVMCVEALPWWERAPLDPDGLIYNTMIHQNIDHLDRIYDVCDILGINYYYSQAPGPISLLAEPYRHGPNFTMMGWRIDPNGLYKEIRRVANRYGKPMMITENGIATKNDEKRIKYMREHLAAVGRAIRDGYDVRGYFAWSLADNYEWHYGYKATFGLSTMDPKTYDRVFKPSASWFSKMIHTHPTVGSVETIQP, via the coding sequence GTGAAACGCTCTGCCCTCGCCGTTCTTTTCGCCGCCAGCGCTCTTCTCACCGGCTGCAGCGCCCTCGATCCCCTGGGTCCGCTCGGTAAAGGCCCGCAGCCGCCGCCTCCGCGGTCGACGCCGAATCCCGCCGCAAAATTCGCGTGGGGCATTTCCACGGCGAGCTACCAATACGAGGATCCCGACCTGAAACCGACGGACGACTTCTCGACCGATTGGGACGTCCTCATCTCGCAGAAGAAGGCGCCGGAAAAGGGCAACGCGCTCTACACGTGGACGCACTTCGACAAGGACCTTGCTGCACTCCGGAAAATCGGCGTCACCCACTACCGCTTCAGCATCGAATGGGGCCGCGTCGAGCCGCAGCCCGGCGTGTATGACGAAGAAGTCATCCGACGTTACGTGGAGATGGCGCGCCGTCTGAAGGCTGCCGGCATCGAGCCCGTCATCTGCCTCTGGCACTTCACGTTCCCCGACTGGCTCTACGACCACAAGAAGCCCGGCAAGTCCAACTGGCTGCATCCCGACGTCCGCTGGCGCTGGAATGCCTACGTCGAGAAAATGGTGCGCGCCACCGCGCCCTACACGAACTTCTATGCGCCGCAGAACGAGCCGAACGGGCAGATCACCACGGCCTACATCGTCGGCGTGTGGCCGCCCGGCATGGACTTCGCCTTCGGCCATTACTGGAAGGCCATCGACGCCAGCACCGGCATGTTCCGTGACGCCGCGGCCCGCATCAGGAAGATCAAGCCGAGCGCCAAGGTGATGTGTGTCGAGGCTCTGCCATGGTGGGAACGCGCCCCGCTCGACCCCGATGGCCTCATCTACAACACGATGATTCACCAGAACATCGATCACCTCGACCGCATCTACGACGTCTGTGATATCCTCGGCATCAACTACTACTATTCACAGGCTCCGGGGCCGATCTCGCTTCTGGCCGAGCCCTATCGCCATGGCCCGAACTTCACGATGATGGGCTGGCGCATCGATCCGAACGGTCTCTACAAGGAAATCAGGCGCGTCGCGAATCGTTACGGGAAGCCGATGATGATCACCGAGAACGGCATCGCCACGAAGAACGACGAGAAGCGCATCAAATACATGCGCGAGCACCTCGCCGCCGTCGGTCGCGCCATCCGCGATGGCTACGACGTGCGCGGCTACTTCGCGTGGTCCCTCGCCGACAATTACGAGTGGCACTACGGCTACAAGGCGACGTTCGGCCTCTCGACGATGGATCCGAAGACCTACGACCGCGTCTTCAAGCCGTCCGCGAGCTGGTTTTCGAAGATGATCCACACGCATCCCACGGTCGGCAGCGTCGAGACCATCCAGCCATGA
- a CDS encoding NAD-dependent epimerase/dehydratase family protein: MKIVVTGGAGFIGSHVVRRLLDDGHDVAVIDNFTDFYAPAIKRANVDSFDGRARLLEIDIEDFGAVQGALADGKFDVVIHLAARAGVRPSIENPRGYIDTNITGTYNLLEGARAAGTKRFVFASSSSVYGLSKVVPFSEDLPLPQTLSPYAATKLAGEQICGNFSNLYGMRVVCLRFFTVYGPGQRPDLAIHKFTDMIERGQAIPKFGAGETRRDYTYIDDIVQGVLGAVDYTESGAEAFDIFNLGESETTTLNELIAALEASLGKKAVIQQLPEQKGDMPLTSADISKARRLLGYDPHTRIADGIPKFVAWYRSLRN; encoded by the coding sequence ATGAAGATTGTCGTAACCGGCGGAGCCGGGTTTATCGGTTCGCACGTCGTTCGTCGTCTCCTCGACGACGGCCACGACGTCGCGGTGATCGATAACTTCACCGATTTCTATGCCCCGGCGATCAAGCGGGCGAACGTCGACAGCTTTGACGGGCGGGCGCGGCTTCTCGAGATCGATATCGAGGACTTCGGCGCCGTGCAGGGTGCTCTTGCCGATGGGAAATTCGACGTCGTCATCCACCTCGCCGCGCGAGCCGGCGTGCGGCCCTCGATCGAAAATCCCCGCGGCTACATCGATACGAACATCACCGGCACCTACAACCTCCTCGAGGGCGCTCGTGCCGCCGGAACGAAGCGGTTTGTCTTCGCGTCGAGCTCCTCCGTTTACGGCCTCTCGAAAGTCGTGCCCTTCTCAGAGGACCTGCCCCTGCCGCAGACGCTCAGCCCCTACGCCGCGACGAAACTCGCCGGCGAACAGATCTGCGGGAATTTCTCGAATCTCTACGGCATGCGCGTCGTCTGCCTGCGCTTCTTCACGGTCTATGGGCCGGGGCAGCGTCCGGATCTGGCGATCCACAAGTTCACCGACATGATCGAGCGCGGGCAGGCGATCCCGAAGTTCGGCGCCGGGGAAACGCGGCGCGACTACACCTACATCGACGACATCGTGCAGGGCGTGCTCGGCGCGGTCGATTACACGGAGAGTGGCGCGGAGGCGTTCGACATTTTCAACCTCGGCGAGAGCGAGACGACCACGCTCAACGAGCTCATCGCCGCCCTCGAGGCCTCGCTCGGCAAGAAGGCGGTCATCCAGCAACTGCCCGAGCAGAAGGGCGACATGCCGCTCACCTCGGCCGATATTTCCAAGGCACGCCGGCTGCTCGGCTACGATCCGCACACCAGGATCGCCGACGGCATCCCGAAGTTCGTCGCGTGGTATCGAAGTTTGCGAAACTAA
- the proS gene encoding proline--tRNA ligase — protein sequence MSEKTAISPRRAEDFPEWYQQVVRAADLAENSEVRGCMVIKPWGYALWERMQAVLDGMFKATGHKNAYFPLFIPLSHLQKEADHVEGFATECAVVTHHRLEKTAEGKLVPAGPLTEPLIVRPTSETIIGATYAKWVSSYRDLPILINQWANVVRWEMRPRLFLRTAEFLWQEGHTAHETEAEAVEETERMLGVYETFARDYLAIPVLTGEKSESERFPGAVRTYCIEAMVQDRKAIQAGTSHFLGQNFAKASDIKFQGRDGQVQHAWTTSWGVSTRLIGTLIMAHGDDDGVIIPPRVAPSQVVILPITPKPETRAAVLEAAHRLAADLRTQFYHGEPVRVEIDERDLGGGVKSWEWIKKGAPIRIEIGPRDIESGTVALARRDNSPKQKEFLPQFEAVNRVCTILDEIQASLLERATTFRDAQTKVIDSKEEFYAYFTAKNANKPEIHGGFALAHWNGSAEAEAKIKEDLKVTIRCIPFEENPESGTCIFTGEPSKQRVVFAKSY from the coding sequence ATGTCCGAAAAAACCGCCATCTCGCCGCGCCGCGCCGAGGATTTTCCCGAATGGTATCAACAGGTCGTCCGCGCCGCCGACCTCGCCGAGAACTCCGAGGTGCGTGGCTGCATGGTCATCAAACCATGGGGCTACGCGCTCTGGGAGCGCATGCAGGCCGTGCTTGACGGCATGTTCAAGGCCACGGGCCACAAGAACGCGTATTTCCCGCTCTTCATCCCGCTCTCGCATTTGCAGAAGGAGGCCGACCATGTGGAAGGCTTCGCGACGGAGTGCGCGGTGGTCACGCATCACCGCCTCGAGAAGACGGCCGAGGGCAAGCTTGTGCCCGCCGGCCCGCTCACCGAGCCGCTCATCGTGCGGCCGACGTCGGAGACGATCATTGGCGCGACCTACGCGAAGTGGGTGAGCAGCTACCGCGACCTGCCGATTCTCATCAACCAGTGGGCGAACGTCGTCCGCTGGGAGATGCGCCCGCGCCTGTTCCTGCGCACGGCGGAGTTCCTCTGGCAGGAGGGTCATACCGCTCACGAGACCGAGGCCGAGGCCGTGGAGGAGACTGAGAGAATGCTCGGTGTTTACGAGACTTTCGCCCGCGACTACCTCGCGATTCCTGTCCTCACGGGCGAGAAGAGCGAGAGCGAGCGTTTCCCGGGCGCGGTGCGGACGTATTGCATCGAGGCGATGGTGCAGGACCGCAAGGCGATCCAGGCCGGCACATCGCACTTCCTCGGGCAGAACTTCGCGAAGGCGTCGGACATCAAGTTCCAGGGGCGCGACGGCCAGGTGCAACACGCGTGGACGACGAGTTGGGGCGTAAGCACCCGCCTCATCGGCACGCTCATCATGGCGCACGGCGACGACGACGGCGTGATCATCCCGCCGCGCGTGGCGCCCTCGCAGGTGGTGATTCTCCCGATTACGCCGAAGCCCGAGACCCGCGCCGCGGTGCTCGAGGCCGCACACAGGCTGGCCGCGGACCTGCGCACGCAGTTCTATCACGGCGAGCCCGTGCGCGTGGAAATCGACGAACGCGATCTCGGCGGCGGCGTGAAGAGCTGGGAGTGGATCAAGAAAGGCGCGCCGATTCGCATCGAGATTGGCCCGCGCGATATCGAGTCCGGCACCGTCGCCCTTGCGCGCCGCGACAATTCGCCGAAGCAGAAGGAATTTCTCCCGCAGTTCGAGGCGGTGAACCGCGTGTGCACGATCCTCGACGAGATCCAGGCGAGCCTGCTCGAACGGGCCACCACCTTCCGCGACGCGCAGACGAAGGTCATCGATTCGAAGGAGGAGTTCTACGCGTATTTCACCGCCAAGAACGCGAACAAGCCGGAGATCCACGGCGGCTTCGCGCTCGCGCATTGGAACGGCAGCGCCGAGGCGGAGGCGAAGATCAAAGAGGATCTCAAGGTTACGATCCGTTGCATCCCGTTCGAGGAAAACCCCGAGTCGGGCACGTGCATCTTCACGGGCGAGCCGAGCAAGCAGCGCGTGGTCTTCGCGAAGTCCTACTGA
- a CDS encoding M20 family metallopeptidase, which translates to MPASATELLQELIRIPSVNPDGEPGTDGLGEKEIARAIGDFLRGLGAEVTLPEILPERPNVVARFPADRPGKPRLLLAPHTDTVSVGGMTIDPFGGELWDGKIWGRGASDTKGSIAAMLWALKECRDELPGLSHEIWFAGLMGEEAGLHGSQHLAARETFDFVIVGEPTGLQVVHATKGSSWHTLRARGTAVHASAPERGDNALYKMADVLRCIRDELAPGLAKRRHPVLGSPTISAGTIRGGTKVNVVPDYCELLVDMRTVPGQELETTLARLREICPGLEIESWSAPPMFTEPEHPMIRALERVGATCTTAAWFCDAASFAERSVPAVAVGPGSIEQAHTKDEFLAVADLEAGVDFFRRFLTSLSPA; encoded by the coding sequence ATGCCCGCCAGCGCCACCGAACTGCTCCAGGAGCTGATCCGCATCCCGAGCGTCAATCCGGATGGCGAGCCCGGCACCGATGGCCTCGGTGAAAAAGAGATCGCCCGCGCCATCGGCGATTTCCTGCGCGGACTCGGTGCGGAGGTCACGCTGCCCGAGATCCTGCCCGAGCGGCCCAACGTCGTCGCGCGGTTTCCCGCCGATCGCCCCGGCAAGCCTCGCCTGCTCCTCGCTCCGCACACGGATACCGTGAGCGTGGGCGGAATGACGATCGATCCTTTCGGGGGCGAGCTCTGGGACGGGAAAATCTGGGGCCGCGGCGCGTCCGACACGAAAGGCTCCATCGCCGCGATGCTCTGGGCGCTGAAGGAATGCCGCGATGAATTGCCCGGGCTGTCGCACGAAATCTGGTTCGCCGGCCTGATGGGCGAGGAAGCCGGTCTCCACGGTTCGCAGCATCTCGCTGCGCGGGAGACCTTCGACTTCGTGATCGTCGGCGAGCCGACCGGGTTGCAGGTCGTCCACGCGACCAAGGGATCCTCCTGGCACACGCTGCGCGCCCGGGGCACCGCGGTGCACGCTTCCGCTCCCGAGCGCGGCGACAACGCGCTCTACAAGATGGCCGACGTGCTGCGCTGCATCCGCGACGAACTCGCTCCGGGCCTGGCGAAGCGGCGGCATCCGGTGCTCGGTTCGCCCACGATCAGCGCCGGCACGATTCGCGGCGGCACGAAGGTCAACGTCGTTCCGGATTATTGCGAACTCCTGGTCGACATGCGCACGGTCCCGGGGCAGGAACTCGAGACGACGCTTGCCCGTCTGCGCGAGATTTGTCCCGGTCTTGAAATCGAGAGCTGGAGCGCGCCGCCGATGTTCACCGAGCCGGAGCATCCGATGATCCGGGCGTTGGAACGCGTCGGCGCGACCTGCACGACCGCGGCATGGTTCTGCGACGCGGCCAGTTTCGCCGAGCGAAGCGTTCCGGCGGTCGCGGTCGGCCCGGGATCGATCGAGCAGGCGCACACGAAGGATGAATTCCTCGCCGTCGCCGACCTCGAGGCCGGCGTGGATTTTTTCCGGCGCTTCCTGACGAGTCTCTCCCCCGCCTAG
- a CDS encoding DUF4230 domain-containing protein produces MTPRSTAGSATRFALVVTACVLALILAAGWVVQQKIDRTKATAFEIADRVANALQVRPKVVVHHRTIVEQQSDVLKLVTLEKTLTERQRLDESWLHSTKTFEIEADFVIRAGFDLSKPFVIEVDSSRAVRATLPPAEILATEMHDVRILRDEDGLWNRLTAADREQAIRELRLRISLRARESDLREQARTNAEKRLTELLARDGRTVTFTPSLSASSGVRE; encoded by the coding sequence ATGACGCCCCGCTCGACCGCCGGCAGCGCCACCCGCTTCGCGCTGGTGGTCACCGCCTGCGTGCTCGCGCTCATTCTCGCGGCTGGCTGGGTCGTGCAGCAAAAGATCGATCGCACGAAGGCCACCGCCTTCGAGATCGCCGACCGCGTCGCGAACGCCCTGCAAGTCCGGCCAAAGGTGGTCGTCCATCATCGCACGATCGTCGAGCAGCAAAGCGACGTGCTGAAGCTCGTCACCCTCGAGAAAACCCTCACCGAGCGGCAACGCCTCGATGAATCCTGGCTCCACAGCACGAAGACCTTCGAGATCGAGGCCGACTTCGTCATCCGCGCCGGTTTCGATCTCTCGAAGCCCTTCGTCATCGAGGTCGATTCCAGCCGCGCCGTGCGCGCGACTCTCCCTCCCGCGGAAATTCTCGCCACGGAGATGCACGATGTCCGCATTCTCCGCGACGAGGACGGTCTTTGGAACCGGCTTACCGCCGCGGACCGCGAACAGGCCATCCGCGAGCTGCGCCTGCGAATCTCGCTCCGCGCCCGGGAATCCGACCTTCGCGAACAGGCCCGCACGAACGCCGAAAAACGCCTCACCGAGCTGCTTGCCCGGGACGGTCGCACGGTGACGTTCACGCCGTCGCTTTCCGCCTCCAGCGGCGTTCGCGAGTAG
- a CDS encoding choice-of-anchor E domain-containing protein, whose amino-acid sequence MKSIVTLSVAILLSAITLASAATVTYTSGTLNLNLTAQAISPAISVLGTYSNSDTESVNFTLQQFDSSLGTLQSVQFVTDFAGSMTSATFDVSPTVPLVSANLITAVSLDRSLSLSVNNAAFTNPVGMGTANASGTVLASVLGVNLSGNTGTDGSLTGSSRNAVQGYTTSSFGTISQLNAVSGLGTYSLTLSGTDLYSFTATATAGTTTWGGTTGYSGTVSVIYTYAAVPEPGTTTLLVSAGLGLLVLLRRRHVAI is encoded by the coding sequence ATGAAATCGATCGTCACCCTTAGCGTAGCAATCCTGCTGTCGGCCATCACCCTAGCCTCCGCAGCCACCGTGACTTACACCTCCGGAACGCTAAATTTGAACCTGACCGCCCAGGCCATCAGCCCGGCAATCAGTGTTTTGGGCACGTATTCGAATTCGGACACCGAGAGCGTGAATTTTACGCTTCAACAGTTCGACAGCAGCTTGGGAACTCTTCAATCAGTGCAATTTGTCACCGATTTTGCAGGCTCCATGACGTCCGCGACTTTTGATGTCTCGCCCACAGTCCCTCTTGTTTCGGCTAATCTCATTACCGCCGTCAGCTTGGATCGCTCGCTTTCCTTAAGCGTGAACAACGCTGCTTTCACCAATCCGGTCGGAATGGGAACCGCCAATGCCTCCGGCACCGTCCTCGCCTCGGTTCTCGGTGTCAACCTATCAGGGAACACCGGGACTGACGGATCCCTCACCGGAAGCAGCCGCAATGCCGTCCAAGGCTATACAACTTCCTCATTCGGCACGATCAGCCAGCTCAATGCTGTGTCGGGGCTCGGGACTTATTCCCTCACCCTTTCCGGGACCGACCTCTACAGTTTCACGGCCACGGCAACCGCTGGCACGACCACATGGGGAGGCACCACAGGCTATTCTGGAACGGTGAGTGTGATTTACACCTACGCCGCCGTGCCGGAGCCCGGCACTACCACGCTTCTCGTGAGCGCCGGCCTCGGCCTGCTTGTTCTCCTCCGTCGCCGTCACGTCGCGATTTAA